A section of the Sedimentisphaera cyanobacteriorum genome encodes:
- the folE gene encoding GTP cyclohydrolase I FolE, whose amino-acid sequence MSEDKNKTIDHKRIEAAVREILLAIGEDPDREGLAETPQRVARMYEEVFSGLGHQPSEHTDKLFHEDYNEIVVLRDIAFSSTCEHHLMPFSGKAHIAYLPDKHIIGLSKLARVFDCFAKRPQVQERLTIQAADFLMERLRPKGVAVVVEASHSCMTVRGAKKPGSFMVTSALRGIFIKDQRSRSEVMSLIRGAGGVQ is encoded by the coding sequence ATGAGCGAAGATAAAAACAAAACAATAGACCACAAAAGGATTGAGGCAGCAGTACGCGAAATTCTGCTTGCAATTGGAGAAGATCCGGACAGAGAAGGGCTCGCAGAAACTCCGCAGAGGGTAGCGAGGATGTACGAAGAGGTGTTCTCAGGGCTTGGTCATCAGCCTTCAGAGCATACAGACAAGCTTTTTCATGAAGACTACAACGAGATCGTAGTGCTGAGAGATATCGCATTTTCAAGCACCTGCGAACATCACCTGATGCCTTTCAGCGGAAAGGCTCATATAGCTTATCTGCCTGATAAGCATATTATTGGTCTCAGCAAACTGGCAAGGGTATTCGACTGCTTTGCAAAGAGACCGCAGGTGCAGGAAAGACTCACTATACAGGCAGCAGATTTTCTTATGGAAAGGCTGAGGCCGAAAGGCGTGGCTGTTGTAGTAGAGGCGAGCCACAGCTGCATGACGGTTCGGGGTGCAAAGAAGCCAGGTTCGTTTATGGTAACAAGCGCTCTTAGAGGCATATTTATAAAAGACCAGAGAAGCAGATCAGAGGTAATGAGCCTTATCAGAGGAGCAGGCGGAGTTCAATAA
- a CDS encoding 6-pyruvoyl trahydropterin synthase family protein — MHRLTRQIRFSVDPFGNEGDAEGFNSYCSKPAGHGLGFFICLNVELQGSVQADTGFLINLAEIDAKARTEAVNIYKKRIQQMISAGKNVTLEKNAEILMECWEGLRRSFNPQKLSSLEQLVNPYKKITISGDSNMLLYSEKFEFAATHKLWNENFSEHKNFEQFGKCANPQGHGHNYVVEITAEPENWKDFDRFDFQKKVKKLFIDKLDHKNLSKDLEYYKQHNPTVENITVHCWQTLSGKLKGARLESVRIWENDRAYCTYRGEQE; from the coding sequence ATGCACAGGCTTACGCGCCAAATAAGATTCAGTGTTGACCCGTTCGGAAACGAAGGCGATGCTGAAGGCTTCAATTCGTACTGTTCCAAGCCGGCCGGCCATGGTTTAGGATTTTTCATCTGCCTGAACGTAGAGCTGCAAGGAAGCGTACAGGCCGATACAGGATTTCTAATTAATCTTGCAGAAATTGATGCCAAAGCTAGAACTGAGGCAGTTAACATTTATAAGAAGAGGATTCAGCAGATGATTTCTGCCGGCAAAAACGTTACCCTCGAAAAGAACGCTGAAATCCTAATGGAATGCTGGGAAGGACTTCGCAGGAGCTTTAATCCCCAAAAGCTCTCCAGCCTCGAACAGCTCGTAAATCCGTATAAAAAAATAACCATTTCAGGAGACAGTAATATGCTCCTATACAGCGAAAAATTTGAATTTGCTGCTACACACAAGCTTTGGAATGAGAATTTTTCAGAGCATAAAAACTTTGAACAATTCGGGAAATGCGCAAACCCTCAGGGGCATGGGCATAATTACGTAGTGGAAATAACCGCCGAGCCGGAAAACTGGAAAGATTTCGACAGATTCGATTTCCAAAAGAAGGTGAAAAAGCTTTTTATAGACAAGCTCGACCACAAAAACCTCAGCAAAGATCTCGAATACTATAAACAGCATAATCCCACTGTAGAAAACATTACCGTCCACTGCTGGCAGACTCTCAGCGGCAAGCTCAAAGGAGCAAGGCTGGAGAGCGTTAGGATATGGGAAAACGACAGGGCATACTGCACTTACAGGGGCGAACAGGAATGA
- a CDS encoding GDP-mannose 4,6-dehydratase, with the protein MKIFVTGGAGFIGSHLVRRLLKEGNEVAVLDNLSTGSLDNIADVLENPALSFTEGDVCDKELTLKLSSGCQQMYHLAAAVGVKLIIDRPIHTIKTNIYGSEVMLETAQEHGAKLLIASTSEVYGKTEKVPFCEEDDTIYGSTTHPRWAYACSKAVDEFLSLAYYRQTGLKVLVARFFNTIGPGQTGRYGMVVPRFIDSALKNEPITVYGSGKQSRCFGAVWDVIRAADMLMTSDDSFGEVYNIGNDKPITIMQLAERIIELTGSKSEIVLVPYEKAYGKDFDDMMVRQPSLEKVSGKTGFKPEYSLDMILREMIEYQQRKNEHFFENAL; encoded by the coding sequence ATGAAAATTTTCGTAACAGGCGGAGCAGGTTTTATAGGCTCGCATCTGGTTAGAAGACTGCTCAAAGAAGGCAATGAAGTAGCTGTGCTTGATAACCTTTCAACCGGCTCACTGGATAATATTGCTGATGTATTGGAGAACCCTGCACTATCTTTTACTGAGGGAGATGTTTGCGATAAAGAGCTCACCCTCAAGCTCTCCTCCGGCTGCCAGCAGATGTATCATCTCGCTGCTGCAGTGGGTGTTAAGCTGATTATAGACCGCCCTATCCATACCATAAAAACAAATATTTACGGCTCTGAGGTGATGCTTGAAACAGCTCAGGAGCACGGAGCAAAACTGCTCATAGCCTCCACCAGCGAGGTGTATGGAAAAACAGAGAAAGTGCCTTTCTGCGAGGAAGATGATACAATCTACGGCAGCACAACCCATCCCCGCTGGGCTTATGCGTGCAGCAAGGCGGTAGATGAATTTCTCTCGCTTGCTTATTACCGCCAAACGGGACTGAAGGTGCTTGTTGCAAGATTTTTCAATACAATCGGCCCCGGCCAGACAGGCAGATACGGAATGGTTGTTCCTCGTTTTATCGATTCTGCACTAAAAAATGAGCCGATTACCGTTTACGGAAGCGGAAAGCAAAGCAGATGCTTCGGGGCGGTATGGGACGTAATCAGGGCTGCGGATATGCTTATGACCAGCGACGATTCCTTTGGTGAGGTGTACAATATTGGCAACGACAAACCTATTACTATAATGCAGCTCGCTGAGCGGATTATTGAGCTTACAGGCAGCAAAAGCGAAATAGTGCTTGTGCCTTATGAGAAGGCCTACGGCAAAGACTTCGATGATATGATGGTTCGCCAGCCCTCGCTTGAGAAAGTGAGCGGAAAAACAGGCTTTAAGCCTGAATACAGCCTTGATATGATTCTTCGGGAAATGATTGAATATCAGCAGAGAAAAAATGAACATTTTTTTGAGAATGCGCTTTAA
- a CDS encoding aspartate ammonia-lyase translates to MNYRTEKDSLGEKQIPADSLSGIHTARALENFAGIGGDINPRLLKAYGFVKLACASVNHSLDYLDGKKFAAVEQACRELSDGILELPPSPAALQGGAGTSTNMYVNEVLANRALNILGLPCGKYDKISPLDDINLHQSTNDTYPTALKTAAIFASIELEQSVSELADSFQESERIFSEIIKLGRTQLQDAVPMTLGQSFGAWAEAFSKDRWRIYKCKERLRVINLGGTATGTGAGADRRFIFAASDELRKITGLPLARAENLVQATQNLDEIVEVSGILKALASNMFKIFSDIRLLSSGPEGGLGELQLPQKQAGSSVMPGKINPVIAEMVCQAGIDAIGKDSAITAAAMSGQLELNAFMPLIADNLLGMFDNLITASQLAKSMLAEGISADRDRCERNIHSSTAVITAFLPMFGYEKCSEIAEKASENGQTIKQYLIENGLCEERTYKAMTSPDAAAALGFRKRKD, encoded by the coding sequence ATGAATTACAGAACGGAAAAAGACTCACTTGGTGAAAAGCAGATTCCCGCAGATTCCCTTAGCGGAATACATACAGCAAGAGCGCTGGAGAATTTCGCCGGCATTGGCGGCGATATAAACCCAAGACTCTTAAAGGCCTACGGCTTTGTCAAGCTCGCCTGTGCGAGTGTGAATCACTCGCTGGATTATCTGGATGGTAAAAAGTTTGCGGCTGTCGAACAGGCGTGCAGAGAGCTCAGCGACGGTATTCTCGAACTGCCTCCGTCCCCTGCTGCATTGCAGGGAGGGGCGGGAACATCAACAAATATGTACGTCAACGAGGTTCTTGCCAACCGTGCGCTCAATATCCTTGGCCTGCCCTGCGGCAAATACGATAAGATCTCGCCGCTGGATGATATTAATCTTCATCAGTCAACGAACGACACCTACCCAACCGCCCTGAAAACAGCAGCTATATTTGCTTCAATCGAGCTTGAGCAGTCAGTAAGCGAGCTTGCAGATTCGTTTCAGGAATCCGAAAGGATATTTTCTGAAATAATTAAGCTGGGAAGAACCCAGCTTCAGGATGCGGTGCCTATGACTCTCGGACAGTCTTTCGGTGCGTGGGCTGAGGCCTTCAGCAAAGACCGCTGGAGGATTTACAAATGCAAAGAAAGACTCAGGGTTATAAATCTCGGCGGAACAGCTACCGGCACAGGAGCCGGAGCAGACAGACGCTTTATCTTTGCAGCTTCAGACGAGCTTAGGAAAATAACCGGCCTGCCGCTTGCACGTGCTGAGAATCTCGTTCAGGCAACGCAAAATCTTGACGAGATTGTCGAAGTTAGCGGCATACTCAAGGCTCTTGCTTCGAATATGTTCAAGATTTTCTCAGATATACGCCTGCTCTCAAGCGGCCCAGAAGGCGGTCTCGGAGAACTTCAGCTGCCTCAGAAGCAAGCGGGCTCATCAGTTATGCCGGGTAAAATAAATCCGGTAATCGCTGAGATGGTTTGTCAGGCGGGTATAGACGCAATCGGCAAAGACTCGGCAATTACAGCCGCTGCAATGAGCGGACAGCTTGAGCTCAACGCTTTTATGCCTCTGATAGCCGATAATCTGCTTGGGATGTTCGACAATCTGATAACCGCATCACAGCTTGCAAAATCGATGCTCGCGGAAGGCATTTCAGCAGACAGAGATAGATGCGAAAGAAACATCCACAGCTCTACAGCGGTTATTACGGCATTTCTGCCGATGTTCGGTTATGAGAAATGTTCAGAAATTGCAGAAAAGGCATCCGAAAATGGACAAACGATAAAACAGTATCTTATAGAAAACGGGCTCTGCGAGGAAAGAACCTACAAAGCAATGACAAGCCCTGATGCAGCAGCTGCCCTCGGTTTCAGAAAACGAAAAGACTGA
- a CDS encoding Trp family transcriptional regulator, which translates to MQQDFKELIQILLEIDGAADMECFLEELLTPSERKDVILRWKLLKMVHSGTPQRQIASELGISLCKITRGSKILKNPDSICRGFLDKGIAEDG; encoded by the coding sequence ATGCAGCAGGACTTTAAAGAACTAATTCAGATACTACTTGAAATTGACGGTGCCGCAGATATGGAATGCTTTTTAGAAGAGCTCCTTACTCCCAGCGAGAGGAAGGATGTTATTCTCAGATGGAAGCTTTTGAAGATGGTTCACAGCGGCACTCCACAGCGACAAATTGCATCAGAGCTTGGGATAAGCCTTTGCAAGATAACAAGAGGCTCAAAGATTTTGAAAAATCCGGATTCGATTTGCAGAGGTTTCTTAGATAAAGGGATAGCTGAAGATGGATGA
- a CDS encoding PEP-CTERM sorting domain-containing protein, which produces MNAHDFDEGDLDNLAGWRGSGTNQHITVKFNEGIENRKGNDLVIRFYCGSAAQAGISLSRDNINWSNLGTISGAPQEVPGKPGFLYDAEFDFENVFSGTAYYVKVSRQSAGPKTGMFFDSFASVPEPATMLFLSGGLLFIRRRV; this is translated from the coding sequence ATGAATGCTCATGATTTTGATGAAGGGGATTTGGATAATCTCGCAGGCTGGCGAGGTTCGGGAACAAACCAGCATATAACAGTGAAATTCAATGAAGGAATTGAAAACCGCAAAGGCAATGATTTGGTTATCAGGTTTTATTGCGGTTCAGCCGCTCAGGCAGGCATTTCTTTAAGCAGGGATAACATCAATTGGTCAAATCTTGGAACAATCTCAGGGGCACCTCAGGAAGTTCCGGGCAAACCGGGCTTTTTGTATGATGCTGAGTTCGATTTTGAAAATGTCTTCTCCGGAACTGCATATTATGTGAAGGTTTCAAGGCAGTCAGCAGGCCCTAAAACAGGTATGTTTTTCGACTCTTTCGCATCCGTTCCTGAACCAGCAACTATGCTTTTCCTATCAGGCGGTCTTTTATTTATAAGAAGAAGAGTCTGA
- a CDS encoding type II secretion system protein — protein MKKNKHTGFTLIEVLTVLSIAAIMTAVLIPALARARKQAKCTVCLSNQRNIAMALRLYIDSNNGWLPSAEPYPGKYGSIPQHWFMNPEFVSYLDVELRRNDQGNLLGPTESRSVLTCPAHRNPARTRHSPPEYPERSKGYGLSYAANAAMGVSGRASMPTEYRKESEFRRPSEAMMFTDASGTPHVPGVVLFTGCPRDNFAYRHSGKANIVFLDQHTEQMSEKEIPFFNRFSEKRFGKFWYSK, from the coding sequence ATGAAAAAGAATAAACACACTGGATTTACTCTCATAGAGGTTCTAACAGTTCTCAGCATTGCCGCAATTATGACAGCTGTTCTTATACCCGCCCTAGCTCGGGCAAGGAAGCAGGCAAAATGCACGGTATGCCTTTCAAATCAAAGAAATATCGCAATGGCTTTAAGATTGTATATAGACAGCAACAACGGCTGGCTTCCCTCTGCAGAGCCCTATCCGGGCAAATACGGCAGTATTCCTCAGCACTGGTTTATGAATCCTGAGTTTGTCAGTTATCTCGACGTTGAACTGAGAAGGAATGATCAGGGCAATCTTCTCGGGCCGACTGAATCAAGAAGCGTTTTAACATGCCCTGCTCACAGGAACCCTGCCCGCACCAGGCACAGCCCGCCTGAATATCCCGAACGCAGCAAAGGCTATGGTCTGAGTTATGCCGCTAATGCTGCGATGGGTGTGTCTGGAAGGGCAAGTATGCCCACTGAATACAGAAAGGAAAGTGAGTTCCGCCGCCCTTCAGAGGCAATGATGTTCACTGATGCAAGCGGGACGCCGCATGTACCGGGTGTAGTGCTGTTTACAGGATGCCCCCGTGATAACTTTGCCTATAGGCACAGCGGAAAAGCAAATATCGTTTTCTTAGACCAGCACACAGAACAAATGAGTGAAAAGGAAATTCCGTTTTTCAACAGATTCAGCGAAAAACGTTTTGGAAAATTCTGGTATTCAAAATAA
- a CDS encoding response regulator, giving the protein MAKVLIIDDIPDNLRVAATVINNAGYEVMLALTGKEGLACAEQNRPDIILLDIMMPKMNGYEVCRILKDNKSTCEIPIIFVSARDEIKDIKKAFDVGGVDHIAKPFVPEILTIRVKNQLEHFRLLQSLSEREKMFKNLFRSIKQPIALIDSNYVIKYCNLEFSSVFELSPNMAVGRNCFEVTCGGKAKCSHCPMEITFQANETAYLIKNYKGRVYRAETSPVSFENNEMKYASLTLTDISDFSV; this is encoded by the coding sequence ATGGCAAAAGTATTGATCATAGATGACATCCCTGATAATCTCAGGGTAGCTGCTACAGTTATAAATAATGCCGGTTATGAGGTAATGCTTGCTTTAACGGGAAAGGAAGGACTTGCCTGTGCTGAGCAGAACAGGCCGGATATTATTCTGCTGGATATTATGATGCCAAAAATGAACGGGTATGAGGTATGCAGAATACTGAAAGACAACAAAAGCACTTGCGAAATTCCAATTATTTTTGTCAGTGCCCGAGACGAAATAAAAGACATAAAAAAGGCCTTTGATGTTGGGGGCGTTGACCATATAGCAAAGCCCTTCGTACCTGAGATACTTACAATAAGAGTTAAAAATCAGCTCGAACATTTCAGACTCCTGCAAAGCCTCTCCGAAAGAGAAAAGATGTTTAAGAATCTTTTCCGCTCAATCAAGCAGCCCATAGCTCTTATAGACAGCAATTATGTGATAAAATACTGCAACCTCGAGTTTTCCTCGGTTTTCGAGCTATCACCTAATATGGCAGTTGGGAGGAATTGTTTCGAGGTTACCTGCGGCGGGAAAGCCAAATGCTCGCATTGTCCTATGGAGATTACATTTCAGGCAAATGAAACTGCATATCTTATTAAGAACTATAAGGGCAGAGTTTATCGAGCCGAAACAAGCCCGGTAAGCTTTGAGAATAATGAAATGAAATATGCCTCTCTTACCCTTACCGACATATCAGATTTCAGTGTTTAA
- a CDS encoding tetratricopeptide repeat protein → MKNGIFLLVSVFALAFALAGCSEEKRYSSIYTTEPEAEVQQQSYDAPPEAAEVDLVEKLAQERREYVAALKTLMDYYEDTGNYRKSNWAKRELDMIGDTPQYKFIVAGEISSKQAKNLVSVPEADKLFNKANDLYNKTRFTVLIGDTPGFRKALNMFNELIENYPNSDKVDDAAYRAGQIYSFFKDYKLAGLYYKRAVQWNPDIDGYPVRFKLASILDKKLGRRSEALRYYELALKKEQDYPSNIETAEMRIKDIQRTRSSEQMKDKMKN, encoded by the coding sequence ATGAAAAACGGTATATTCTTATTAGTTTCAGTTTTTGCTTTGGCATTTGCTTTAGCCGGATGCAGCGAAGAAAAAAGATACAGCTCTATTTACACAACAGAACCTGAGGCAGAGGTCCAGCAGCAAAGTTATGATGCCCCTCCTGAGGCCGCTGAAGTTGATCTTGTTGAAAAACTGGCCCAGGAAAGACGCGAATATGTGGCGGCGTTAAAGACTCTCATGGACTATTATGAGGACACCGGAAACTACCGTAAATCCAACTGGGCGAAGAGAGAGCTCGATATGATTGGAGATACACCTCAGTACAAGTTTATTGTTGCAGGTGAGATATCTTCAAAACAGGCCAAGAACCTTGTTTCAGTTCCAGAGGCAGACAAGCTATTCAACAAGGCAAACGATTTGTACAACAAAACGCGTTTTACCGTTCTTATCGGGGATACGCCCGGTTTCAGGAAAGCTCTGAATATGTTTAATGAGCTTATTGAAAATTACCCCAACAGCGATAAAGTTGATGATGCCGCATACAGGGCAGGTCAGATATATTCATTCTTCAAGGATTACAAGCTTGCTGGTCTTTACTATAAAAGGGCGGTACAATGGAATCCTGATATAGATGGATATCCTGTACGCTTTAAGCTTGCCAGCATTCTTGATAAAAAGCTTGGCAGGCGTTCAGAGGCGCTTCGCTATTATGAGCTTGCTCTCAAGAAAGAGCAGGATTACCCTTCAAATATAGAAACTGCAGAAATGAGAATTAAAGATATTCAGAGAACGCGATCTTCCGAACAGATGAAAGATAAAATGAAGAACTGA
- the glmM gene encoding phosphoglucosamine mutase has protein sequence MAERKLFGTDGIRGLANAYPLDVETAVKTGKAAAKIFRREESRPVFVIARDTRSSGVVLEAAISAGLCAMGAEVRLIGVMPTPAAAVAAKMIDADAGIVITASHNPPEDNGIKFFSNKGVKLPDEKELEIERLILEDPLDTSHITGAAVGKIVCEDFKPQFSEFIALTTERDSLKDMKVALDCANGAASPVAGDIFKNLASDVIVVNDAPSGTNINKDCGAMYPENSSKFVAESEADIGFTFDGDADRLITLDENGSVVDGDITIFLLALYYKSKGWLKNDTVVVTQYTNLAVDAELKKLGISAVRVANGDRYVIEEMLKNDYSLGGEKSGHIILGNYNTTGDGILAAVHFARMVKESGKPLSELAGQIELFPQVIDKVEVSEKRPFGEISGFSELKQRAESRLGDNGRFYVRYSGTQNVCRIMVEGPDRQMLEEINEEAKKVIAAGA, from the coding sequence ATGGCTGAAAGAAAACTTTTTGGAACAGACGGGATAAGAGGACTTGCAAACGCATACCCTCTCGATGTTGAAACAGCAGTAAAAACGGGCAAGGCAGCGGCAAAGATTTTTCGCAGGGAGGAATCTCGTCCTGTATTTGTGATAGCAAGGGACACAAGGTCTTCAGGAGTGGTTCTGGAGGCGGCAATCTCCGCAGGACTCTGCGCTATGGGGGCGGAAGTAAGGCTTATAGGGGTAATGCCTACCCCTGCTGCGGCAGTCGCGGCTAAGATGATAGATGCAGACGCAGGGATCGTGATAACTGCCTCGCATAATCCGCCAGAGGATAACGGAATAAAATTTTTCTCCAATAAGGGTGTTAAACTGCCTGATGAGAAAGAGCTTGAGATTGAAAGACTCATTCTGGAAGACCCACTGGACACCTCCCATATCACAGGAGCAGCGGTAGGTAAGATTGTTTGCGAGGATTTTAAGCCTCAGTTTTCAGAATTTATAGCTCTAACAACAGAAAGAGACAGTCTTAAAGATATGAAGGTTGCACTCGACTGCGCAAACGGTGCTGCGAGTCCTGTAGCGGGAGATATATTCAAAAACCTCGCATCAGATGTGATTGTTGTGAATGATGCCCCAAGCGGGACTAATATAAACAAGGACTGCGGGGCAATGTACCCGGAAAACTCCAGCAAATTCGTAGCGGAAAGCGAAGCGGATATCGGATTTACCTTCGACGGGGATGCCGACCGCCTGATAACGCTTGATGAGAATGGCAGCGTTGTTGACGGGGATATAACAATCTTTCTGCTTGCCCTTTATTATAAGTCTAAGGGTTGGCTCAAAAATGATACCGTTGTTGTAACTCAGTACACAAATCTCGCTGTAGATGCAGAGCTCAAAAAGCTCGGCATTTCTGCCGTTAGAGTTGCCAACGGCGACAGGTACGTGATCGAAGAGATGCTCAAGAACGACTACAGCCTCGGCGGAGAAAAGAGCGGGCATATCATACTCGGAAACTACAACACAACCGGCGACGGGATACTTGCCGCAGTTCACTTTGCCCGTATGGTTAAGGAATCAGGCAAGCCGCTCTCTGAGCTTGCCGGACAAATAGAGCTTTTCCCCCAGGTGATTGATAAGGTCGAGGTGAGCGAGAAACGACCTTTTGGAGAAATTTCGGGCTTCTCGGAGCTTAAGCAAAGGGCAGAATCAAGGCTTGGAGATAATGGCAGGTTTTATGTACGGTATTCGGGAACGCAGAATGTATGCAGGATTATGGTTGAAGGCCCGGACAGGCAGATGCTTGAAGAAATAAACGAAGAAGCAAAAAAAGTGATAGCTGCTGGAGCTTAA
- a CDS encoding cellulase family glycosylhydrolase: protein MAKKITITLLSLLFFCGAGLAKNAQWSVEKANQWYSQQPWMVGCNFLPSTAINQIEMWQELTWDPQTIDKELGWAEQLGFNTVRVYLHDLVYEHEKEGFIKRIDEFLDICQKHGIKPLLVFFDDCHWAWPHMGVQPKPVPGVHNSGWKHSPGWFTTNAYEKGTVSKAEKRKLEDYIKTILTEFSNDKRILAWDLYNEPGRSGNKPVKLLKDTWQWAWQVRPSQPLTACVNGCANDQAKRINAKNSDVYSFHSYHNPKGTQKQIDFAKKDSNGRPILCTEYMARTKGSTFQNCLPVFKKEKISCWNWGLVDGKSGTKWPWSSRTRDRDGLIRPLPSSDPDNAPADPPVWFHDIFRKDGTPYRKSEVDFIKKILKAGQ from the coding sequence ATGGCAAAGAAAATTACAATCACCCTGCTCTCATTACTATTTTTCTGCGGCGCTGGGCTGGCGAAAAACGCTCAGTGGAGCGTTGAAAAAGCCAACCAGTGGTACTCACAGCAGCCTTGGATGGTTGGCTGCAATTTCCTCCCGAGCACCGCTATAAATCAGATTGAGATGTGGCAGGAGCTCACTTGGGACCCGCAGACTATCGACAAAGAGCTCGGCTGGGCTGAGCAACTCGGATTCAACACCGTCCGCGTGTATCTGCACGATTTGGTTTATGAGCACGAAAAAGAGGGCTTCATAAAAAGAATCGACGAATTTCTTGATATATGCCAAAAGCACGGCATAAAACCTCTGCTTGTATTCTTCGACGACTGCCACTGGGCGTGGCCACATATGGGCGTTCAACCAAAGCCTGTTCCAGGCGTTCACAATTCCGGCTGGAAACACAGCCCGGGCTGGTTTACAACAAATGCCTACGAAAAAGGGACTGTAAGCAAAGCCGAAAAGAGAAAACTCGAAGACTACATCAAGACAATACTGACGGAATTTTCGAATGATAAGAGAATCCTCGCTTGGGATCTTTATAACGAACCGGGCAGGTCGGGCAATAAACCTGTCAAGCTTCTCAAAGATACATGGCAGTGGGCTTGGCAGGTAAGGCCTTCTCAGCCGCTTACAGCGTGTGTAAACGGATGCGCAAACGATCAGGCAAAACGAATAAACGCTAAGAACAGCGATGTTTACAGCTTTCACTCATACCACAACCCGAAAGGCACACAAAAACAGATTGATTTTGCAAAGAAAGACAGCAATGGAAGGCCGATTCTCTGCACTGAATATATGGCAAGAACCAAAGGCAGCACGTTTCAAAACTGCCTGCCGGTTTTCAAGAAGGAAAAAATATCCTGCTGGAACTGGGGACTAGTTGACGGAAAATCCGGGACAAAATGGCCTTGGTCTTCAAGGACTAGAGACCGAGACGGACTTATAAGACCCCTGCCTTCTTCAGACCCTGACAATGCCCCGGCAGACCCGCCGGTATGGTTTCACGATATCTTCCGCAAGGACGGAACGCCCTACAGAAAGTCGGAAGTGGATTTTATCAAGAAAATCCTAAAAGCCGGTCAATAA
- a CDS encoding 6-phosphofructokinase codes for MSNKTKCVGILTSGGDCPGLNAAIRGVAKSAMANGSRVVGFLDGFRGLVENRTMVLEDRNVSGILTNGGTILGTSRDKPRKMPMGDQILDVTDIAVANAQRNHIDCLVCLGGNGTQKNAMDLCKKGLNVITLPKTIDNDVAETDITFGFDTAIEIATDAIDKLHTTATSHHRVIVCEIMGNKAGWLTLGAGIAGGADVILIPELPYKIESIVDHLLARRRHQKRFSIVAVAEGALSKKESDEIKENGKKKKKKKTYMDDDGTYLVEETTSTKIARKITQACGIDTRVTRLGHVQRGGSPSASDRLLCTRLGTKVGQLLAEGVYNVMVGVKNNKCVPVDLEKVAGITRKVPSDHEWIKTALLVDTNLGCELKI; via the coding sequence ATGAGCAACAAAACAAAATGTGTAGGAATATTAACCTCCGGCGGAGACTGTCCGGGACTTAACGCAGCAATCAGGGGTGTTGCAAAGTCTGCAATGGCAAACGGCTCACGAGTTGTGGGTTTTCTTGATGGTTTCAGAGGACTCGTTGAGAACAGAACAATGGTTCTCGAAGACAGGAACGTCAGCGGCATACTTACCAACGGCGGGACAATTCTCGGTACAAGCAGGGACAAGCCCCGAAAGATGCCGATGGGCGATCAAATTCTTGATGTAACAGATATTGCTGTTGCAAACGCTCAGAGGAATCATATAGACTGCCTTGTATGTCTAGGGGGCAACGGGACGCAGAAAAATGCGATGGACCTTTGCAAAAAGGGGCTGAATGTTATAACACTGCCCAAAACCATCGATAACGATGTTGCTGAAACCGATATCACATTCGGTTTTGATACTGCCATCGAAATCGCTACCGACGCTATCGATAAACTCCATACAACTGCCACAAGCCACCACAGGGTAATTGTCTGCGAGATTATGGGCAACAAGGCCGGCTGGCTTACACTCGGTGCAGGCATTGCAGGCGGGGCGGATGTTATCCTGATTCCTGAACTGCCTTATAAAATTGAAAGCATTGTAGATCATCTGCTTGCACGAAGAAGGCATCAGAAAAGATTTTCGATTGTGGCTGTGGCTGAAGGTGCGCTTTCTAAGAAGGAGTCAGACGAGATCAAGGAAAACGGCAAGAAGAAAAAGAAGAAGAAAACCTATATGGACGACGACGGCACATATCTGGTTGAGGAAACCACTTCCACCAAAATCGCCCGCAAGATCACGCAGGCCTGCGGAATTGACACTCGGGTTACAAGGCTCGGGCACGTTCAGCGTGGCGGGAGCCCGTCTGCATCAGACCGTCTGCTCTGCACAAGGCTCGGAACTAAAGTTGGCCAGCTGCTTGCTGAGGGGGTTTATAATGTTATGGTTGGAGTGAAAAACAATAAGTGCGTACCGGTTGACCTTGAAAAGGTAGCCGGGATTACAAGAAAAGTACCCAGCGACCATGAATGGATAAAAACTGCTCTTCTCGTTGATACCAACCTTGGCTGCGAACTGAAAATTTGA